Proteins from one Agelaius phoeniceus isolate bAgePho1 chromosome 10, bAgePho1.hap1, whole genome shotgun sequence genomic window:
- the MFSD1 gene encoding lysosomal dipeptide transporter MFSD1 isoform X11, translating into MKVNTAQFMALYAWYSWPNVVLCFFGGFLIDRVFGIRLGTVIFSIFVCAGQVVFALGALFNTFWLMEVGRFIFGIGGESLAVAQNTYAVSWFKGKELNLVFGLQLSMARIGSTVNMNIMGWIYSRVQDLLGSAGPSTLGLALLIGGVTCLFSLSCALILAYLDRRAEKLLCKEQGKTGEVIKLTDVKDFSLSLWLIFVICVCYYAAVFPFIGLGKVFFIEKFRFSPQEASAINSIVYIISAPMSPVFGLLVDKVGKNIIWVLCAVVTTLASHIMLAFTFWNPWIAMCLLGLAYSLLACALWPMVAFVVPEHQLGTAYGFMQSIQNLGLAVIAIAAGMILDTRGYLFLEVFFSACVCLSLLAVVMLYFVNHLTGGDLNWSAKKRAKLQKAAASEAEEQERLRRQNEDDLAKLLPKADAFSLRNKYLSKLGAQLPAHYSSCFSTLAHRSVLK; encoded by the exons aTGAAGGTGAACACAGCCCAGTTCATGGCCCTCTATGCCTGGTACTCGTGGCCCAACGTGGTGCTGTGCTTCTTTGGAGGCTTCCTGATAGACAGAGTGTTTGGGATCCG GTTGGGCACTGTAATATTCAGCATCTTTGTGTGTGCTGGGCAG gtggtTTTTGCTCTGGGAGCACTGTTCAATACCTTCTGGCTGATGGAAGTGGGCAGGTTCATATTTGG GATTGGGGGCGAGTCCCTGGCCGTGGCCCAGAACACCTATGCAGTCAGCTGGTTCAAGGGCAAGGAGCTCAACCTGGTGTTTGGATTGCAGCTCAGCATGGCCAGGATT GGGAGCACGGTGAACATGAATATTATGGGATGGATCTACTCCAGAGTGCAGGAtctcctgggctctgctggtcCCAGCACCCTCGGCCTGGCTCTGCTCATAG GTGGGGTCACCTGTCTGTTCTCACTGAGCTGTGCTCTAATCCTGGCTTACCTggacaggagggcagagaagCTGCTGTGTAAAGAGCAGGGGAAAACAG GAGAGGTGATCAAGCTGACAGATGTGAAGGATTTCTCCCTGTCCTTGTGGCTCATCTTTGTCATCTGTGTCTGTTACTACGCTGCAGTTTTCCCTTTCATTGGCCTGGGGAA ggttttctttattgaaaaattcagattttcccCTCAAGAAGCCAGTGCAATCAACAG catCGTGTACATCATCTCAGCCCCCATGTCCCCCGTGTTTGGCCTGCTGGTGGACAAGGTTGGCAAGAACATCATCtgggtgctgtgtgctgtggtCACCACTCTGGCCTCACACATCATGCTGGCCTTCACCTTCTGGAACCCCTGGATAGCCATG tgcctgctgggcctggcctATTCCCTGCTGGCCTGTGCCCTGTGGCCCATGGTGGCCTTTGTTGTCCCCGAGCACCAGCTGGGAACTGCCTATGGCTT caTGCAGTCCATCCAGAACCTGGGCCTGGCAGTGATTGCCATAGCAGCTGGCATGATCCTGGACACCAGGGGATACCTGTTCCTGGAGGTCTTCTTCagtgcctgtgtgtgct TGTCTCTGCTAGCTGTGGTCATGCTGTACTTTGTCAATCACCTCACAG GTGGTGATCTCAACTGGTCTGCAAAGAAAAGGGCAAAACTGCaaaaagcagctgcttctgA AGCAGAAGAGCAGGAGAGGCTCAGAAGGCAGAACGAAGATGATTTGGCAAAATTGCTGCCAAAAGCTGATGCCTTTAGTTTAAGGAATAAATACCTGTCCAAGCTTGGAGCTCAG ctcccagctcattACTCCTCCTGTTTCTCAACCCTGGCCCACAGAAGTGTGCTGAAATAG
- the MFSD1 gene encoding lysosomal dipeptide transporter MFSD1 isoform X13, with product MAEEQRALLGAEGGDGSHGSPGPPRALPAACDPRRLPHRLLVLALMCFLGFGSYFCYDNPAALQTQVQRDMKVNTAQFMALYAWYSWPNVVLCFFGGFLIDRVFGIRLGTVIFSIFVCAGQVVFALGALFNTFWLMEVGRFIFGIGGESLAVAQNTYAVSWFKGKELNLVFGLQLSMARIGSTVNMNIMGWIYSRVQDLLGSAGPSTLGLALLIGGVTCLFSLSCALILAYLDRRAEKLLCKEQGKTGEVIKLTDVKDFSLSLWLIFVICVCYYAAVFPFIGLGKVFFIEKFRFSPQEASAINSIVYIISAPMSPVFGLLVDKVGKNIIWVLCAVVTTLASHIMLAFTFWNPWIAMHAVHPEPGPGSDCHSSWHDPGHQGIPVPGGLLQCLCVLVSASCGHAVLCQSPHSSQLITPPVSQPWPTEVC from the exons ATGGCGGAGGAGCAGCGGGCGCTGCTGGGCGCTGAGGGCGGCGATGgctcccatggctcccccggccCTCCCCGAGCCCTGCCCGCCGCCTGCGacccccgccgcctcccgcacCGCCTGCTCGTCCTGGCCCTCATGTGCTTCCTGGGATTCG GCAGCTACTTCTGCTACGACAACCCGGCCGCTCTGCAGACGCAGGTTCAGCGG gacaTGAAGGTGAACACAGCCCAGTTCATGGCCCTCTATGCCTGGTACTCGTGGCCCAACGTGGTGCTGTGCTTCTTTGGAGGCTTCCTGATAGACAGAGTGTTTGGGATCCG GTTGGGCACTGTAATATTCAGCATCTTTGTGTGTGCTGGGCAG gtggtTTTTGCTCTGGGAGCACTGTTCAATACCTTCTGGCTGATGGAAGTGGGCAGGTTCATATTTGG GATTGGGGGCGAGTCCCTGGCCGTGGCCCAGAACACCTATGCAGTCAGCTGGTTCAAGGGCAAGGAGCTCAACCTGGTGTTTGGATTGCAGCTCAGCATGGCCAGGATT GGGAGCACGGTGAACATGAATATTATGGGATGGATCTACTCCAGAGTGCAGGAtctcctgggctctgctggtcCCAGCACCCTCGGCCTGGCTCTGCTCATAG GTGGGGTCACCTGTCTGTTCTCACTGAGCTGTGCTCTAATCCTGGCTTACCTggacaggagggcagagaagCTGCTGTGTAAAGAGCAGGGGAAAACAG GAGAGGTGATCAAGCTGACAGATGTGAAGGATTTCTCCCTGTCCTTGTGGCTCATCTTTGTCATCTGTGTCTGTTACTACGCTGCAGTTTTCCCTTTCATTGGCCTGGGGAA ggttttctttattgaaaaattcagattttcccCTCAAGAAGCCAGTGCAATCAACAG catCGTGTACATCATCTCAGCCCCCATGTCCCCCGTGTTTGGCCTGCTGGTGGACAAGGTTGGCAAGAACATCATCtgggtgctgtgtgctgtggtCACCACTCTGGCCTCACACATCATGCTGGCCTTCACCTTCTGGAACCCCTGGATAGCCATG caTGCAGTCCATCCAGAACCTGGGCCTGGCAGTGATTGCCATAGCAGCTGGCATGATCCTGGACACCAGGGGATACCTGTTCCTGGAGGTCTTCTTCagtgcctgtgtgtgct TGTCTCTGCTAGCTGTGGTCATGCTGTACTTTGTCAATCACCTCACAG ctcccagctcattACTCCTCCTGTTTCTCAACCCTGGCCCACAGAAGTGTGCTGA
- the MFSD1 gene encoding lysosomal dipeptide transporter MFSD1 isoform X4, translated as MAEEQRALLGAEGGDGSHGSPGPPRALPAACDPRRLPHRLLVLALMCFLGFGSYFCYDNPAALQTQVQRDMKVNTAQFMALYAWYSWPNVVLCFFGGFLIDRVFGIRLGTVIFSIFVCAGQVVFALGALFNTFWLMEVGRFIFGIGGESLAVAQNTYAVSWFKGKELNLVFGLQLSMARIGSTVNMNIMGWIYSRVQDLLGSAGPSTLGLALLIGGVTCLFSLSCALILAYLDRRAEKLLCKEQGKTGEVIKLTDVKDFSLSLWLIFVICVCYYAAVFPFIGLGKVFFIEKFRFSPQEASAINSIVYIISAPMSPVFGLLVDKVGKNIIWVLCAVVTTLASHIMLAFTFWNPWIAMCLLGLAYSLLACALWPMVAFVVPEHQLGTAYGFMQSIQNLGLAVIAIAAGMILDTRGYLFLEVFFSACVCLSLLAVVMLYFVNHLTGGDLNWSAKKRAKLQKAAASDSQLITPPVSQPWPTEVC; from the exons ATGGCGGAGGAGCAGCGGGCGCTGCTGGGCGCTGAGGGCGGCGATGgctcccatggctcccccggccCTCCCCGAGCCCTGCCCGCCGCCTGCGacccccgccgcctcccgcacCGCCTGCTCGTCCTGGCCCTCATGTGCTTCCTGGGATTCG GCAGCTACTTCTGCTACGACAACCCGGCCGCTCTGCAGACGCAGGTTCAGCGG gacaTGAAGGTGAACACAGCCCAGTTCATGGCCCTCTATGCCTGGTACTCGTGGCCCAACGTGGTGCTGTGCTTCTTTGGAGGCTTCCTGATAGACAGAGTGTTTGGGATCCG GTTGGGCACTGTAATATTCAGCATCTTTGTGTGTGCTGGGCAG gtggtTTTTGCTCTGGGAGCACTGTTCAATACCTTCTGGCTGATGGAAGTGGGCAGGTTCATATTTGG GATTGGGGGCGAGTCCCTGGCCGTGGCCCAGAACACCTATGCAGTCAGCTGGTTCAAGGGCAAGGAGCTCAACCTGGTGTTTGGATTGCAGCTCAGCATGGCCAGGATT GGGAGCACGGTGAACATGAATATTATGGGATGGATCTACTCCAGAGTGCAGGAtctcctgggctctgctggtcCCAGCACCCTCGGCCTGGCTCTGCTCATAG GTGGGGTCACCTGTCTGTTCTCACTGAGCTGTGCTCTAATCCTGGCTTACCTggacaggagggcagagaagCTGCTGTGTAAAGAGCAGGGGAAAACAG GAGAGGTGATCAAGCTGACAGATGTGAAGGATTTCTCCCTGTCCTTGTGGCTCATCTTTGTCATCTGTGTCTGTTACTACGCTGCAGTTTTCCCTTTCATTGGCCTGGGGAA ggttttctttattgaaaaattcagattttcccCTCAAGAAGCCAGTGCAATCAACAG catCGTGTACATCATCTCAGCCCCCATGTCCCCCGTGTTTGGCCTGCTGGTGGACAAGGTTGGCAAGAACATCATCtgggtgctgtgtgctgtggtCACCACTCTGGCCTCACACATCATGCTGGCCTTCACCTTCTGGAACCCCTGGATAGCCATG tgcctgctgggcctggcctATTCCCTGCTGGCCTGTGCCCTGTGGCCCATGGTGGCCTTTGTTGTCCCCGAGCACCAGCTGGGAACTGCCTATGGCTT caTGCAGTCCATCCAGAACCTGGGCCTGGCAGTGATTGCCATAGCAGCTGGCATGATCCTGGACACCAGGGGATACCTGTTCCTGGAGGTCTTCTTCagtgcctgtgtgtgct TGTCTCTGCTAGCTGTGGTCATGCTGTACTTTGTCAATCACCTCACAG GTGGTGATCTCAACTGGTCTGCAAAGAAAAGGGCAAAACTGCaaaaagcagctgcttctgA ctcccagctcattACTCCTCCTGTTTCTCAACCCTGGCCCACAGAAGTGTGCTGA
- the MFSD1 gene encoding lysosomal dipeptide transporter MFSD1 isoform X10: MAEEQRALLGAEGGDGSHGSPGPPRALPAACDPRRLPHRLLVLALMCFLGFGSYFCYDNPAALQTQVQRDMKVNTAQFMALYAWYSWPNVVLCFFGGFLIDRVFGIRLGTVIFSIFVCAGQGSTVNMNIMGWIYSRVQDLLGSAGPSTLGLALLIGGVTCLFSLSCALILAYLDRRAEKLLCKEQGKTGEVIKLTDVKDFSLSLWLIFVICVCYYAAVFPFIGLGKVFFIEKFRFSPQEASAINSIVYIISAPMSPVFGLLVDKVGKNIIWVLCAVVTTLASHIMLAFTFWNPWIAMCLLGLAYSLLACALWPMVAFVVPEHQLGTAYGFMQSIQNLGLAVIAIAAGMILDTRGYLFLEVFFSACVCLSLLAVVMLYFVNHLTGGDLNWSAKKRAKLQKAAASEAEEQERLRRQNEDDLAKLLPKADAFSLRNKYLSKLGAQLPAHYSSCFSTLAHRSVLK, translated from the exons ATGGCGGAGGAGCAGCGGGCGCTGCTGGGCGCTGAGGGCGGCGATGgctcccatggctcccccggccCTCCCCGAGCCCTGCCCGCCGCCTGCGacccccgccgcctcccgcacCGCCTGCTCGTCCTGGCCCTCATGTGCTTCCTGGGATTCG GCAGCTACTTCTGCTACGACAACCCGGCCGCTCTGCAGACGCAGGTTCAGCGG gacaTGAAGGTGAACACAGCCCAGTTCATGGCCCTCTATGCCTGGTACTCGTGGCCCAACGTGGTGCTGTGCTTCTTTGGAGGCTTCCTGATAGACAGAGTGTTTGGGATCCG GTTGGGCACTGTAATATTCAGCATCTTTGTGTGTGCTGGGCAG GGGAGCACGGTGAACATGAATATTATGGGATGGATCTACTCCAGAGTGCAGGAtctcctgggctctgctggtcCCAGCACCCTCGGCCTGGCTCTGCTCATAG GTGGGGTCACCTGTCTGTTCTCACTGAGCTGTGCTCTAATCCTGGCTTACCTggacaggagggcagagaagCTGCTGTGTAAAGAGCAGGGGAAAACAG GAGAGGTGATCAAGCTGACAGATGTGAAGGATTTCTCCCTGTCCTTGTGGCTCATCTTTGTCATCTGTGTCTGTTACTACGCTGCAGTTTTCCCTTTCATTGGCCTGGGGAA ggttttctttattgaaaaattcagattttcccCTCAAGAAGCCAGTGCAATCAACAG catCGTGTACATCATCTCAGCCCCCATGTCCCCCGTGTTTGGCCTGCTGGTGGACAAGGTTGGCAAGAACATCATCtgggtgctgtgtgctgtggtCACCACTCTGGCCTCACACATCATGCTGGCCTTCACCTTCTGGAACCCCTGGATAGCCATG tgcctgctgggcctggcctATTCCCTGCTGGCCTGTGCCCTGTGGCCCATGGTGGCCTTTGTTGTCCCCGAGCACCAGCTGGGAACTGCCTATGGCTT caTGCAGTCCATCCAGAACCTGGGCCTGGCAGTGATTGCCATAGCAGCTGGCATGATCCTGGACACCAGGGGATACCTGTTCCTGGAGGTCTTCTTCagtgcctgtgtgtgct TGTCTCTGCTAGCTGTGGTCATGCTGTACTTTGTCAATCACCTCACAG GTGGTGATCTCAACTGGTCTGCAAAGAAAAGGGCAAAACTGCaaaaagcagctgcttctgA AGCAGAAGAGCAGGAGAGGCTCAGAAGGCAGAACGAAGATGATTTGGCAAAATTGCTGCCAAAAGCTGATGCCTTTAGTTTAAGGAATAAATACCTGTCCAAGCTTGGAGCTCAG ctcccagctcattACTCCTCCTGTTTCTCAACCCTGGCCCACAGAAGTGTGCTGAAATAG
- the MFSD1 gene encoding lysosomal dipeptide transporter MFSD1 isoform X8, whose product MAEEQRALLGAEGGDGSHGSPGPPRALPAACDPRRLPHRLLVLALMCFLGFGSYFCYDNPAALQTQVQRDMKVNTAQFMALYAWYSWPNVVLCFFGGFLIDRVFGIRLGTVIFSIFVCAGQVVFALGALFNTFWLMEVGRFIFGIGGESLAVAQNTYAVSWFKGKELNLVFGLQLSMARIGSTVNMNIMGWIYSRVQDLLGSAGPSTLGLALLIGGVTCLFSLSCALILAYLDRRAEKLLCKEQGKTGEVIKLTDVKDFSLSLWLIFVICVCYYAAVFPFIGLGKVFFIEKFRFSPQEASAINSIVYIISAPMSPVFGLLVDKVGKNIIWVLCAVVTTLASHIMLAFTFWNPWIAMCLLGLAYSLLACALWPMVAFVVPEHQLGTAYGFMQSIQNLGLAVIAIAAGMILDTRGYLFLEVFFSACVCLSLLAVVMLYFVNHLTGGDLNWSAKKRAKLQKAAASEKES is encoded by the exons ATGGCGGAGGAGCAGCGGGCGCTGCTGGGCGCTGAGGGCGGCGATGgctcccatggctcccccggccCTCCCCGAGCCCTGCCCGCCGCCTGCGacccccgccgcctcccgcacCGCCTGCTCGTCCTGGCCCTCATGTGCTTCCTGGGATTCG GCAGCTACTTCTGCTACGACAACCCGGCCGCTCTGCAGACGCAGGTTCAGCGG gacaTGAAGGTGAACACAGCCCAGTTCATGGCCCTCTATGCCTGGTACTCGTGGCCCAACGTGGTGCTGTGCTTCTTTGGAGGCTTCCTGATAGACAGAGTGTTTGGGATCCG GTTGGGCACTGTAATATTCAGCATCTTTGTGTGTGCTGGGCAG gtggtTTTTGCTCTGGGAGCACTGTTCAATACCTTCTGGCTGATGGAAGTGGGCAGGTTCATATTTGG GATTGGGGGCGAGTCCCTGGCCGTGGCCCAGAACACCTATGCAGTCAGCTGGTTCAAGGGCAAGGAGCTCAACCTGGTGTTTGGATTGCAGCTCAGCATGGCCAGGATT GGGAGCACGGTGAACATGAATATTATGGGATGGATCTACTCCAGAGTGCAGGAtctcctgggctctgctggtcCCAGCACCCTCGGCCTGGCTCTGCTCATAG GTGGGGTCACCTGTCTGTTCTCACTGAGCTGTGCTCTAATCCTGGCTTACCTggacaggagggcagagaagCTGCTGTGTAAAGAGCAGGGGAAAACAG GAGAGGTGATCAAGCTGACAGATGTGAAGGATTTCTCCCTGTCCTTGTGGCTCATCTTTGTCATCTGTGTCTGTTACTACGCTGCAGTTTTCCCTTTCATTGGCCTGGGGAA ggttttctttattgaaaaattcagattttcccCTCAAGAAGCCAGTGCAATCAACAG catCGTGTACATCATCTCAGCCCCCATGTCCCCCGTGTTTGGCCTGCTGGTGGACAAGGTTGGCAAGAACATCATCtgggtgctgtgtgctgtggtCACCACTCTGGCCTCACACATCATGCTGGCCTTCACCTTCTGGAACCCCTGGATAGCCATG tgcctgctgggcctggcctATTCCCTGCTGGCCTGTGCCCTGTGGCCCATGGTGGCCTTTGTTGTCCCCGAGCACCAGCTGGGAACTGCCTATGGCTT caTGCAGTCCATCCAGAACCTGGGCCTGGCAGTGATTGCCATAGCAGCTGGCATGATCCTGGACACCAGGGGATACCTGTTCCTGGAGGTCTTCTTCagtgcctgtgtgtgct TGTCTCTGCTAGCTGTGGTCATGCTGTACTTTGTCAATCACCTCACAG GTGGTGATCTCAACTGGTCTGCAAAGAAAAGGGCAAAACTGCaaaaagcagctgcttctgA AAAGGAAAGTTGA
- the MFSD1 gene encoding lysosomal dipeptide transporter MFSD1 isoform X6 → MAEEQRALLGAEGGDGSHGSPGPPRALPAACDPRRLPHRLLVLALMCFLGFGSYFCYDNPAALQTQVQRDMKVNTAQFMALYAWYSWPNVVLCFFGGFLIDRVFGIRLGTVIFSIFVCAGQVVFALGALFNTFWLMEVGRFIFGIGGESLAVAQNTYAVSWFKGKELNLVFGLQLSMARIGSTVNMNIMGWIYSRVQDLLGSAGPSTLGLALLIGGVTCLFSLSCALILAYLDRRAEKLLCKEQGKTGEVIKLTDVKDFSLSLWLIFVICVCYYAAVFPFIGLGKVFFIEKFRFSPQEASAINSIVYIISAPMSPVFGLLVDKVGKNIIWVLCAVVTTLASHIMLAFTFWNPWIAMCLLGLAYSLLACALWPMVAFVVPEHQLGTAYGFMQSIQNLGLAVIAIAAGMILDTRGYLFLEVFFSACVCLSLLAVVMLYFVNHLTEQKSRRGSEGRTKMIWQNCCQKLMPLV, encoded by the exons ATGGCGGAGGAGCAGCGGGCGCTGCTGGGCGCTGAGGGCGGCGATGgctcccatggctcccccggccCTCCCCGAGCCCTGCCCGCCGCCTGCGacccccgccgcctcccgcacCGCCTGCTCGTCCTGGCCCTCATGTGCTTCCTGGGATTCG GCAGCTACTTCTGCTACGACAACCCGGCCGCTCTGCAGACGCAGGTTCAGCGG gacaTGAAGGTGAACACAGCCCAGTTCATGGCCCTCTATGCCTGGTACTCGTGGCCCAACGTGGTGCTGTGCTTCTTTGGAGGCTTCCTGATAGACAGAGTGTTTGGGATCCG GTTGGGCACTGTAATATTCAGCATCTTTGTGTGTGCTGGGCAG gtggtTTTTGCTCTGGGAGCACTGTTCAATACCTTCTGGCTGATGGAAGTGGGCAGGTTCATATTTGG GATTGGGGGCGAGTCCCTGGCCGTGGCCCAGAACACCTATGCAGTCAGCTGGTTCAAGGGCAAGGAGCTCAACCTGGTGTTTGGATTGCAGCTCAGCATGGCCAGGATT GGGAGCACGGTGAACATGAATATTATGGGATGGATCTACTCCAGAGTGCAGGAtctcctgggctctgctggtcCCAGCACCCTCGGCCTGGCTCTGCTCATAG GTGGGGTCACCTGTCTGTTCTCACTGAGCTGTGCTCTAATCCTGGCTTACCTggacaggagggcagagaagCTGCTGTGTAAAGAGCAGGGGAAAACAG GAGAGGTGATCAAGCTGACAGATGTGAAGGATTTCTCCCTGTCCTTGTGGCTCATCTTTGTCATCTGTGTCTGTTACTACGCTGCAGTTTTCCCTTTCATTGGCCTGGGGAA ggttttctttattgaaaaattcagattttcccCTCAAGAAGCCAGTGCAATCAACAG catCGTGTACATCATCTCAGCCCCCATGTCCCCCGTGTTTGGCCTGCTGGTGGACAAGGTTGGCAAGAACATCATCtgggtgctgtgtgctgtggtCACCACTCTGGCCTCACACATCATGCTGGCCTTCACCTTCTGGAACCCCTGGATAGCCATG tgcctgctgggcctggcctATTCCCTGCTGGCCTGTGCCCTGTGGCCCATGGTGGCCTTTGTTGTCCCCGAGCACCAGCTGGGAACTGCCTATGGCTT caTGCAGTCCATCCAGAACCTGGGCCTGGCAGTGATTGCCATAGCAGCTGGCATGATCCTGGACACCAGGGGATACCTGTTCCTGGAGGTCTTCTTCagtgcctgtgtgtgct TGTCTCTGCTAGCTGTGGTCATGCTGTACTTTGTCAATCACCTCACAG AGCAGAAGAGCAGGAGAGGCTCAGAAGGCAGAACGAAGATGATTTGGCAAAATTGCTGCCAAAAGCTGATGCCTTTAGTTTAA
- the MFSD1 gene encoding lysosomal dipeptide transporter MFSD1 isoform X1 yields MAEEQRALLGAEGGDGSHGSPGPPRALPAACDPRRLPHRLLVLALMCFLGFGSYFCYDNPAALQTQVQRDMKVNTAQFMALYAWYSWPNVVLCFFGGFLIDRVFGIRLGTVIFSIFVCAGQVVFALGALFNTFWLMEVGRFIFGIGGESLAVAQNTYAVSWFKGKELNLVFGLQLSMARIGSTVNMNIMGWIYSRVQDLLGSAGPSTLGLALLIGGVTCLFSLSCALILAYLDRRAEKLLCKEQGKTGEVIKLTDVKDFSLSLWLIFVICVCYYAAVFPFIGLGKVFFIEKFRFSPQEASAINSIVYIISAPMSPVFGLLVDKVGKNIIWVLCAVVTTLASHIMLAFTFWNPWIAMCLLGLAYSLLACALWPMVAFVVPEHQLGTAYGFMQSIQNLGLAVIAIAAGMILDTRGYLFLEVFFSACVCLSLLAVVMLYFVNHLTGGDLNWSAKKRAKLQKAAASEAEEQERLRRQNEDDLAKLLPKADAFSLRNKYLSKLGAQLPAHYSSCFSTLAHRSVLK; encoded by the exons ATGGCGGAGGAGCAGCGGGCGCTGCTGGGCGCTGAGGGCGGCGATGgctcccatggctcccccggccCTCCCCGAGCCCTGCCCGCCGCCTGCGacccccgccgcctcccgcacCGCCTGCTCGTCCTGGCCCTCATGTGCTTCCTGGGATTCG GCAGCTACTTCTGCTACGACAACCCGGCCGCTCTGCAGACGCAGGTTCAGCGG gacaTGAAGGTGAACACAGCCCAGTTCATGGCCCTCTATGCCTGGTACTCGTGGCCCAACGTGGTGCTGTGCTTCTTTGGAGGCTTCCTGATAGACAGAGTGTTTGGGATCCG GTTGGGCACTGTAATATTCAGCATCTTTGTGTGTGCTGGGCAG gtggtTTTTGCTCTGGGAGCACTGTTCAATACCTTCTGGCTGATGGAAGTGGGCAGGTTCATATTTGG GATTGGGGGCGAGTCCCTGGCCGTGGCCCAGAACACCTATGCAGTCAGCTGGTTCAAGGGCAAGGAGCTCAACCTGGTGTTTGGATTGCAGCTCAGCATGGCCAGGATT GGGAGCACGGTGAACATGAATATTATGGGATGGATCTACTCCAGAGTGCAGGAtctcctgggctctgctggtcCCAGCACCCTCGGCCTGGCTCTGCTCATAG GTGGGGTCACCTGTCTGTTCTCACTGAGCTGTGCTCTAATCCTGGCTTACCTggacaggagggcagagaagCTGCTGTGTAAAGAGCAGGGGAAAACAG GAGAGGTGATCAAGCTGACAGATGTGAAGGATTTCTCCCTGTCCTTGTGGCTCATCTTTGTCATCTGTGTCTGTTACTACGCTGCAGTTTTCCCTTTCATTGGCCTGGGGAA ggttttctttattgaaaaattcagattttcccCTCAAGAAGCCAGTGCAATCAACAG catCGTGTACATCATCTCAGCCCCCATGTCCCCCGTGTTTGGCCTGCTGGTGGACAAGGTTGGCAAGAACATCATCtgggtgctgtgtgctgtggtCACCACTCTGGCCTCACACATCATGCTGGCCTTCACCTTCTGGAACCCCTGGATAGCCATG tgcctgctgggcctggcctATTCCCTGCTGGCCTGTGCCCTGTGGCCCATGGTGGCCTTTGTTGTCCCCGAGCACCAGCTGGGAACTGCCTATGGCTT caTGCAGTCCATCCAGAACCTGGGCCTGGCAGTGATTGCCATAGCAGCTGGCATGATCCTGGACACCAGGGGATACCTGTTCCTGGAGGTCTTCTTCagtgcctgtgtgtgct TGTCTCTGCTAGCTGTGGTCATGCTGTACTTTGTCAATCACCTCACAG GTGGTGATCTCAACTGGTCTGCAAAGAAAAGGGCAAAACTGCaaaaagcagctgcttctgA AGCAGAAGAGCAGGAGAGGCTCAGAAGGCAGAACGAAGATGATTTGGCAAAATTGCTGCCAAAAGCTGATGCCTTTAGTTTAAGGAATAAATACCTGTCCAAGCTTGGAGCTCAG ctcccagctcattACTCCTCCTGTTTCTCAACCCTGGCCCACAGAAGTGTGCTGAAATAG